In a single window of the Luteibacter rhizovicinus DSM 16549 genome:
- a CDS encoding delta-60 repeat domain-containing protein — MSGLGTHKQGDIDTSFGIDGTFELKVEGYVIEPGANERLRALARADDGSIMLAMGCSPPEGGWRYGLAKITRDGQFDPSFGNQGVVVEPPLSGETLQGAQPFPVDGNATVLVLRSQGSDTWMLTRRDGAGAIDTSFGIDGYVNLDGIRPPGEPGVVKGFVIPAGGGEFFFVGTTQNAEQRYGGIVLRFDASGHLSPAFAGKGYALVDVPLGARGRITDAVVQDDGKILLSTATVAGNSRIVRLLPTGEPDPAFGTNGAFVVESDGAHRNEIERLFWSEEAGIWAAGTIMSRPPAAGLLLTLDDDGTIPVGFNGGRYLELNYGGADDGGIFAYPMHIEASGQGVTLVGRADYDGTLIKRVIVGRHDRTGALDPSFSDDNGFFIIDVDLKGLNFLFFGIDVTDAHLTFEILTGNGAGGTPPERVLVQRYTSWGAR; from the coding sequence ATGAGCGGACTCGGCACGCACAAGCAGGGCGATATCGACACTTCCTTCGGTATCGATGGCACGTTCGAGCTCAAAGTAGAAGGCTATGTCATCGAGCCTGGCGCGAATGAGCGCCTGCGCGCGCTGGCACGGGCCGACGACGGCAGCATCATGCTCGCCATGGGTTGCAGTCCTCCCGAGGGCGGATGGCGATACGGTCTGGCGAAGATCACCCGCGACGGGCAGTTCGACCCCTCCTTCGGAAATCAGGGAGTCGTCGTCGAACCGCCGTTGTCGGGGGAAACCTTGCAGGGTGCGCAACCGTTTCCGGTCGACGGGAACGCGACGGTCCTGGTGCTCAGGTCGCAAGGAAGCGATACATGGATGCTGACGCGCCGGGATGGTGCGGGTGCGATCGATACGTCGTTCGGCATCGATGGCTACGTGAACCTGGACGGCATTCGGCCCCCCGGCGAGCCGGGGGTCGTCAAGGGTTTCGTCATCCCTGCAGGTGGTGGTGAATTTTTCTTCGTCGGAACGACGCAAAACGCCGAACAACGATACGGTGGCATCGTGTTGCGCTTCGATGCGTCCGGTCATCTGAGTCCCGCCTTTGCCGGGAAGGGGTACGCGCTGGTTGATGTCCCGCTCGGAGCGAGGGGGAGGATCACCGATGCGGTCGTCCAGGATGACGGAAAGATTCTCCTCAGCACGGCAACCGTCGCCGGTAATTCTCGCATCGTGCGCCTTCTTCCCACCGGTGAACCTGACCCTGCCTTCGGGACGAATGGAGCGTTCGTGGTAGAGAGCGACGGCGCTCATCGCAACGAGATTGAACGACTGTTCTGGTCGGAAGAAGCTGGCATCTGGGCGGCAGGTACGATCATGAGCCGCCCACCTGCCGCCGGCTTGCTCCTTACGCTGGATGACGACGGAACGATCCCCGTCGGCTTCAACGGTGGACGGTACCTCGAACTCAATTACGGTGGGGCCGATGACGGAGGCATATTCGCGTACCCGATGCACATCGAAGCCTCGGGCCAGGGAGTCACGCTGGTGGGGCGTGCCGACTACGATGGAACGCTGATCAAGCGCGTCATCGTGGGGCGCCACGATCGAACGGGCGCGCTGGATCCGTCGTTCAGTGATGACAACGGCTTTTTCATCATCGATGTCGACCTCAAAGGTCTGAACTTCCTGTTCTTCGGCATCGATGTGACGGACGCTCACCTGACCTTTGAAATCCTGACGGGTAACGGCGCTGGCGGAACACCCCCCGAGCGAGTGCTGGTGCAGCGCTATACCTCGTGGGGAGCAAGATGA
- a CDS encoding ATP-dependent DNA helicase, which produces MTASDVAAILGAEGPFAREVPGFAPREAQERMAGAVATAIEDRDVLIAEAGTGTGKTFAYLVPALMSGRKVIISTGTKALQDQLFFRDLPRVHAVLGSRAKTSLLKGRANYLCLYRLDQAVREGNPDRQLASQLSAIRAWSARTRRGDRMEMIDIPEDSPVWPRVTSTPENCLGTECPFFDDCHVVKARREAMEADIVVVNHHLLMADLALKQEGFGEILPCADAFILDEAHQIPELAGQFFSQSVSARQMTDLAQDALAEAQGVTGATSQLLEPVEVVQDLIKRLRLAMDPLPARGPFGALDRDETVHELLGELRDVMAALSDLLSSLGERSRGLANVFERAQMLSLRLDRIAEEHSAADVRWYETWPRGFALHATPLDLATPLRAMRMATDAAWIHTSATLSIAGDFAHFARQLGIEDPQTLHVESPFDYPRQALAYLPKDLPDPAARDYTDRVVAAIRPVLDASDGRAFLLFTSHRALRRAAELLEGRVPWPLFVQGTAPRHRLLEEFRASGRGVLLGAASFWEGVDVAGEALSVVVIDKLPFAMPDDPVLQARLEALEEAGINPFMGWQVPTAVIALKQGAGRLIRDVHDRGVLVLCDPRLSTKGYGRLFLASLPPMPRTRELADVTAFFAPVSSPT; this is translated from the coding sequence ATGACTGCATCCGATGTGGCCGCGATCCTCGGCGCGGAGGGCCCGTTTGCCCGTGAAGTACCCGGATTCGCGCCCCGCGAGGCGCAGGAGCGCATGGCGGGGGCGGTGGCTACCGCCATCGAGGACCGCGATGTCCTGATTGCCGAGGCCGGCACCGGTACCGGCAAGACGTTCGCCTACCTTGTCCCCGCCCTGATGTCGGGGCGCAAAGTGATCATCTCCACGGGCACCAAGGCCCTGCAGGACCAGCTGTTTTTCCGCGACCTGCCGCGCGTGCACGCCGTGCTGGGCAGCCGGGCGAAGACCAGCCTGCTCAAGGGCCGGGCCAACTACCTGTGCCTCTACCGGCTGGACCAGGCGGTTCGCGAGGGCAACCCCGATCGCCAGCTGGCCAGCCAGCTTTCGGCGATCCGTGCCTGGTCGGCGCGAACGCGTCGCGGCGACCGCATGGAAATGATCGATATCCCGGAGGATTCCCCGGTCTGGCCACGCGTCACCTCCACGCCTGAGAATTGCCTGGGCACGGAGTGCCCGTTCTTCGATGACTGTCATGTGGTCAAGGCGCGTCGCGAGGCGATGGAGGCCGATATCGTCGTGGTAAATCACCACCTTCTCATGGCCGACCTTGCGCTGAAGCAAGAAGGCTTTGGGGAGATTCTTCCGTGCGCGGACGCCTTCATTCTCGACGAGGCGCATCAGATTCCCGAGCTGGCCGGCCAGTTCTTCTCGCAGAGCGTCAGCGCGCGGCAGATGACCGATCTTGCCCAGGACGCGCTGGCCGAAGCCCAGGGGGTGACCGGCGCGACCAGCCAGCTTCTCGAGCCGGTGGAAGTGGTGCAGGACCTGATCAAGCGCCTGCGCCTGGCCATGGACCCGCTGCCCGCCCGTGGTCCGTTCGGCGCGCTCGATCGCGACGAGACGGTCCATGAGCTGCTCGGCGAACTGCGCGATGTCATGGCCGCGCTCTCCGACCTGCTTTCCTCGCTGGGCGAGCGCTCGCGCGGATTGGCCAACGTCTTCGAGCGGGCGCAGATGCTCAGCCTGCGCCTGGACCGGATTGCCGAGGAACATTCGGCCGCCGACGTGCGCTGGTACGAAACCTGGCCACGCGGGTTCGCCTTGCACGCCACGCCGCTGGACCTCGCCACACCACTGCGCGCGATGCGCATGGCGACCGATGCCGCCTGGATCCACACCTCGGCGACCTTGTCGATCGCCGGCGACTTCGCCCACTTCGCTCGCCAGCTCGGCATCGAGGACCCGCAGACGCTGCATGTCGAAAGTCCGTTCGACTACCCGCGTCAGGCACTCGCCTATCTGCCGAAGGATCTCCCGGATCCGGCGGCGCGCGATTACACCGATCGCGTTGTCGCGGCGATCCGTCCCGTGCTCGATGCATCCGACGGCCGGGCCTTCCTGCTCTTCACCTCGCATCGCGCGCTGCGGCGTGCCGCCGAGTTGCTCGAAGGTCGTGTGCCGTGGCCGTTGTTCGTCCAGGGCACCGCGCCACGGCATCGCCTGCTCGAGGAATTCCGTGCCAGCGGGCGCGGCGTGCTTCTCGGTGCCGCGAGTTTCTGGGAAGGCGTCGACGTGGCCGGCGAAGCGTTGAGCGTGGTCGTCATCGACAAGCTGCCCTTCGCCATGCCGGACGATCCGGTGCTCCAGGCGCGGCTGGAAGCGCTCGAAGAAGCCGGCATCAATCCCTTCATGGGCTGGCAGGTGCCCACGGCCGTCATCGCCCTCAAGCAGGGCGCGGGACGCCTGATCCGTGACGTGCACGATCGCGGTGTCCTGGTCCTGTGCGATCCGCGGCTCAGTACCAAGGGCTACGGGCGGCTGTTCCTGGCCAGCCTGCCGCCGATGCCGCGCACGCGCGAGCTCGCCGATGTCACGGCCTTCTTCGCGCCGGTGTCCTCCCCGACCTGA
- a CDS encoding EamA family transporter: protein MKRFYLIGFTLLLAFDTLNLLCFKAAGAHALPLEMSTAWLARVFSHPWVYGAIAGYIGAFVTWMSLLKHAPIGPAFAASHLEVVTAMALSWWVFAEPVTTTQVVGALVIVTGIVCLAFAEGSGEAAKNHLAPHEV from the coding sequence ATGAAGCGTTTCTACCTCATCGGCTTCACGCTGCTGCTGGCCTTCGACACGCTGAACCTGCTCTGCTTCAAGGCGGCCGGCGCACATGCCTTACCGCTGGAGATGAGCACGGCATGGCTCGCTCGCGTGTTTTCGCATCCATGGGTCTACGGCGCGATCGCCGGTTACATCGGCGCGTTCGTGACCTGGATGAGCCTGCTCAAGCACGCGCCGATCGGGCCGGCCTTCGCCGCCTCCCATCTCGAAGTGGTCACTGCCATGGCGCTTTCGTGGTGGGTCTTCGCCGAACCGGTGACGACGACACAGGTCGTCGGAGCGCTGGTTATCGTCACCGGTATCGTGTGCCTTGCGTTCGCCGAGGGTAGTGGCGAGGCAGCCAAGAATCATCTTGCTCCCCACGAGGTATAG
- a CDS encoding EamA family transporter, whose product MHGLALALWIAYVLLDTGGQLAFKAAAGDERAGDGLARWRYMLARPWIWVGIACYVAVFVDWIAFLSLVPLSEGVLLAAINIVAIMVAGRILFRERLTPLRVTGILLVAAGVAIVGVGS is encoded by the coding sequence ATGCACGGCCTGGCCCTGGCGCTGTGGATCGCTTACGTCCTGCTCGATACCGGTGGCCAGCTGGCCTTCAAGGCAGCTGCCGGGGACGAGCGCGCCGGGGACGGGCTGGCGCGATGGCGTTACATGCTCGCACGGCCCTGGATCTGGGTTGGCATCGCCTGCTATGTCGCCGTGTTCGTCGACTGGATCGCTTTTCTTTCGCTGGTGCCGCTGTCCGAAGGCGTCCTTCTCGCGGCAATCAATATTGTCGCGATCATGGTCGCGGGGCGCATCCTCTTCCGCGAACGGCTGACGCCGTTGCGAGTCACCGGCATCCTGTTGGTGGCGGCGGGTGTCGCTATCGTCGGCGTCGGCTCATGA
- the tsaB gene encoding tRNA (adenosine(37)-N6)-threonylcarbamoyltransferase complex dimerization subunit type 1 TsaB has protein sequence MNFLAIETSTEACSVALVHGDEVIERSEIAPRRHAELVLPMADALLAEAGLSREALHGIAVGRGPGAFTGVRLGVSLAQGMAMALDVPVVTVSSLEALALEAPEDDGAILSVIDARMGEIYVAAWRREDDGSITLIDRERVDTAAALELPDAAAWHVVGTGWATYEAILRQRIRGSIRSADGARFPQARHVAEVAARRFRDGLAVAPELALPVYLRDKVALTLVEQGRA, from the coding sequence ATGAACTTCCTCGCTATCGAAACCTCCACGGAAGCCTGCTCGGTCGCCCTCGTCCACGGCGACGAAGTGATCGAGCGCAGTGAAATCGCACCGCGCCGGCATGCCGAACTCGTGCTGCCGATGGCGGACGCCTTGCTCGCCGAGGCGGGTCTCAGTCGCGAAGCGCTCCATGGCATCGCGGTCGGTCGCGGCCCGGGTGCCTTCACCGGCGTGCGCCTGGGTGTGTCGCTGGCGCAGGGCATGGCGATGGCGCTGGACGTGCCGGTGGTCACGGTCTCCTCGCTCGAAGCACTGGCACTGGAAGCGCCCGAGGATGATGGAGCGATCCTGTCGGTGATCGACGCGCGGATGGGCGAGATCTACGTGGCCGCGTGGCGTCGCGAGGACGACGGCAGCATCACGCTGATCGATCGCGAGCGCGTCGATACGGCAGCGGCGCTGGAGCTTCCTGACGCCGCCGCATGGCACGTTGTCGGCACCGGATGGGCGACCTACGAGGCCATTCTCCGGCAACGCATACGCGGATCCATCCGCTCGGCGGATGGTGCACGTTTCCCTCAGGCCAGACACGTCGCAGAAGTGGCGGCGCGGCGTTTTCGTGACGGTCTGGCGGTGGCGCCGGAACTCGCGCTGCCCGTCTACCTGCGTGACAAGGTGGCGCTCACGCTGGTGGAGCAAGGGCGGGCCTAG
- a CDS encoding sensor histidine kinase, with amino-acid sequence MPERRHAGHRPSRPSLRRRLLTFLLVPVLGVLLLDAVLGYFVALAYSNRVHDSDLSDSALTLSEMIGNDALRGELTAQARFLLEYDPDGRNYYTVFSDRHGRLIGNAELPGAEGGVPTDGPPRLYDTALGRKPLRAAVMRVSSRHEPGDVLTITVAESLRDRHTRAREILFLTLPMQALLIAAVLCLVWFGVSHGLRVLDPLTARLSRREHDLGPIGEEDVPIEILPLTRTIDDLFARMRNMLGLQERFIADAAHQLRTPLAGIQLHVESLDNAADATQRSEALGHVHRLAARAARTSAQLLALTRTQAPDLPDHDGMAVIDLSTVVPEAVSMRVHQALALSVDLGYEGLDGACLVRGDALQIQEIIDNLVDNAFHYAGRGCTVTVSVSRDVDEFVLAVEDDGPGVADAFLTLLGERFFRVPGGDEDGTGLGLAIVESIAERHAAQVAFLHAAAGGLRVEVRFPAMTGKPTETTH; translated from the coding sequence ATGCCTGAGCGTCGCCATGCGGGGCACCGCCCGTCCCGCCCCAGCCTGCGCCGTCGCCTGCTTACCTTTCTGCTGGTACCCGTCCTCGGGGTGCTGCTGCTCGACGCGGTGCTCGGCTATTTCGTTGCGCTTGCCTACTCCAACCGGGTGCACGACTCGGACCTTTCCGACTCGGCCCTGACCCTGTCCGAGATGATCGGTAACGATGCGCTGCGCGGCGAGCTCACTGCGCAAGCGCGGTTCCTGCTCGAGTACGACCCCGACGGGCGTAACTACTACACGGTGTTCAGCGACCGGCACGGCCGCCTGATCGGCAATGCCGAGCTACCCGGCGCCGAAGGCGGCGTGCCCACCGATGGTCCACCGCGACTCTACGACACGGCCCTGGGTCGCAAGCCCCTGCGTGCCGCGGTCATGCGCGTGAGCAGCCGCCATGAACCGGGCGACGTCCTGACCATCACCGTGGCCGAGAGCCTGCGCGACCGGCACACCCGCGCGCGCGAAATCCTCTTTCTCACCTTGCCGATGCAGGCCCTGCTGATCGCGGCCGTGCTGTGCCTGGTCTGGTTCGGCGTGAGCCACGGCCTGCGCGTACTGGACCCGTTGACGGCGCGCCTGAGCCGCCGGGAACACGATCTGGGCCCGATCGGCGAGGAAGACGTGCCGATCGAGATCCTCCCGCTGACCCGTACCATCGACGACCTCTTCGCCCGCATGCGCAACATGCTCGGTCTGCAGGAGCGTTTCATCGCCGATGCCGCGCACCAGTTGCGCACACCGCTGGCCGGCATCCAGCTGCATGTGGAATCGCTGGACAACGCGGCGGACGCCACCCAACGCAGCGAGGCCCTCGGCCACGTGCATCGGCTGGCCGCCCGTGCGGCGCGGACCTCGGCGCAACTTCTTGCGCTCACGCGCACCCAGGCGCCCGATCTGCCCGACCACGACGGCATGGCGGTGATCGACCTGTCCACCGTGGTCCCCGAGGCGGTATCCATGCGCGTCCATCAGGCGCTGGCGCTGAGCGTGGACCTGGGATACGAAGGCCTCGACGGCGCTTGCCTGGTGCGTGGCGATGCGCTGCAGATCCAGGAGATCATCGACAACCTCGTCGACAACGCCTTCCACTACGCCGGCCGGGGCTGCACCGTGACGGTGTCGGTCTCCCGCGACGTCGACGAGTTCGTGCTCGCCGTGGAGGACGACGGCCCCGGCGTCGCCGACGCCTTCCTCACCCTGCTGGGCGAGCGCTTCTTCCGCGTGCCTGGCGGTGATGAGGACGGGACCGGTCTGGGCCTGGCCATCGTCGAAAGCATCGCCGAGCGTCACGCCGCCCAGGTCGCCTTCCTGCACGCGGCCGCGGGCGGGTTGCGGGTGGAGGTACGGTTCCCCGCGATGACAGGAAAGCCAACTGAAACCACGCACTGA
- the creD gene encoding cell envelope integrity protein CreD — protein MQSITAKVLGIGLLALLMLIPLTQADGLVRERQAMRDTAVARVADGWGGPQVIGGLVLAVPTQRESHDAAGAVAKVIDGTEIVLADDLDTVADLTVDKRSSGMYVVPTYTGEVTVHGHFLPADLRRFATETGATWFIGKAEVRVLIADTRGLQGITSAMVDGHAVRLSSSTARMGPYTVLSAPIIIEPDREAPIEFELKLSVAGTESFSSLPLARTNSVQMRSSWPDPSFTGSLLPTRRSVTPAGFDASWKILDLNRAYGQHWDATSQDVAERLAPSSFGVKLYQPGGVYQQNDRAGKYGLLFIALTFVAFFLFEVLKGLRLHPVQYLLVGAAMTSFYVLLLALSEQIGFGPAYAVAAAAVVLIVGGYAMAALRARTAGLALGGVLTLVYAILYGLIGAEQYALLIGSVVLVAVIALLMYLTRRIDWYAQGVPLNTTSETP, from the coding sequence ATGCAATCGATAACCGCCAAGGTGCTCGGCATCGGGCTGCTGGCCCTGCTCATGCTCATTCCGCTGACACAGGCCGATGGCCTCGTGCGCGAGCGTCAGGCCATGCGCGACACCGCCGTGGCCCGCGTGGCGGATGGCTGGGGTGGACCGCAAGTGATCGGCGGCCTGGTGCTCGCCGTGCCGACGCAACGGGAGAGCCACGATGCCGCGGGTGCCGTAGCCAAGGTGATCGACGGTACGGAGATCGTCCTGGCCGATGACCTGGATACCGTGGCCGACCTCACCGTCGACAAGCGGTCGTCAGGGATGTACGTGGTGCCGACCTATACCGGCGAAGTCACCGTTCATGGTCACTTCCTTCCTGCCGACCTGCGCCGTTTCGCGACCGAGACAGGGGCGACCTGGTTCATCGGCAAAGCGGAGGTTCGCGTGCTGATCGCCGATACGCGCGGACTGCAAGGGATCACCTCGGCCATGGTCGACGGTCATGCGGTGCGCCTGTCCTCGTCCACCGCACGCATGGGTCCGTACACGGTGCTGTCGGCACCCATCATCATCGAGCCGGATCGCGAGGCGCCGATCGAATTCGAACTCAAGCTCAGTGTCGCCGGCACGGAATCGTTCTCATCGCTGCCGCTGGCGCGTACGAACAGCGTGCAGATGCGCTCGTCGTGGCCCGACCCCAGCTTCACCGGTTCGCTGTTGCCGACAAGGCGCAGCGTGACGCCGGCAGGTTTCGATGCGTCCTGGAAGATCCTCGACCTCAATCGCGCCTATGGCCAGCACTGGGATGCGACCAGTCAGGATGTTGCCGAACGCCTCGCACCTTCGTCCTTCGGCGTGAAGCTCTACCAGCCCGGCGGCGTGTACCAGCAGAACGATCGCGCGGGTAAGTACGGCCTGCTGTTCATCGCGCTGACCTTCGTCGCATTCTTCCTGTTCGAGGTGCTGAAAGGCCTGCGCCTGCATCCGGTGCAATACCTGCTGGTCGGCGCCGCGATGACCAGCTTCTACGTGCTCCTGCTCGCCCTGTCCGAACAGATCGGCTTCGGCCCGGCCTACGCCGTCGCCGCTGCCGCGGTCGTGCTCATCGTGGGTGGTTACGCCATGGCGGCGCTTCGGGCGCGCACGGCCGGCCTGGCGCTTGGCGGCGTGCTCACCCTGGTTTACGCCATACTGTATGGCCTGATCGGCGCGGAACAGTACGCGCTGCTGATCGGGTCGGTCGTCCTCGTGGCAGTGATCGCGCTGCTGATGTACCTGACCCGCCGGATCGACTGGTACGCCCAGGGCGTGCCGCTCAACACCACGTCGGAAACGCCATGA
- a CDS encoding alpha/beta hydrolase encodes MSNPTEFRFEGGRDGVLLIHGLTGTPTEMRILGKGLNRAGFTVVGVRLAGHCGTEEDLLATTWEDWYASVEAAAEELRGRVDRVFVAGLSMGALLALRLAAVRPDWVDGVGVFGATFRYDGWSIPWTGVFSFMLPLFKRLGIGKNRVFIEQPPYGIRDERLRAQVSAAMFSGDSEAAGLPGNPWDALAEMVKLSRDVRRRLPDVVAPCFVAHAADDDVASVANADLVARRVSGPIEMLLLGDSYHMITIDRERRMLIERTADFFSRVARDARPARMAA; translated from the coding sequence GTGAGCAACCCGACAGAATTCCGGTTTGAAGGAGGGCGCGATGGCGTCCTGCTGATCCACGGTCTGACGGGCACGCCGACCGAAATGCGCATCCTCGGCAAGGGGCTCAACCGCGCCGGCTTCACCGTGGTCGGCGTACGCCTGGCCGGTCATTGCGGCACCGAGGAAGACCTCCTCGCCACGACGTGGGAAGACTGGTACGCCAGCGTCGAGGCGGCCGCTGAAGAGCTTCGCGGCCGGGTGGACCGGGTCTTCGTCGCCGGCCTCTCGATGGGCGCCCTGCTCGCCCTGCGCCTGGCCGCGGTTCGCCCCGACTGGGTCGACGGCGTCGGCGTCTTCGGCGCCACCTTCCGCTATGACGGTTGGTCGATTCCGTGGACGGGAGTGTTTTCATTCATGCTGCCGCTGTTCAAGCGACTCGGCATTGGCAAGAATCGCGTTTTCATCGAGCAACCGCCCTACGGCATCCGCGATGAGCGCCTCCGCGCACAGGTGAGCGCTGCCATGTTTTCGGGCGATAGCGAGGCGGCCGGCCTTCCGGGCAACCCCTGGGATGCGCTGGCCGAAATGGTCAAACTGTCGCGCGATGTGCGTCGCCGCCTGCCCGATGTGGTGGCGCCGTGTTTCGTGGCCCATGCGGCCGACGACGATGTCGCCAGCGTCGCCAATGCGGACCTCGTCGCACGCCGCGTGAGCGGACCGATCGAGATGCTCCTGCTGGGCGACAGCTATCACATGATCACGATCGATCGCGAACGCCGCATGCTGATCGAGCGCACCGCCGACTTCTTCAGCCGCGTCGCCCGCGACGCGCGACCTGCACGCATGGCTGCCTGA